The segment GGTCCAGTTCACTGCCATTCATTGCTTATGTTGATGTTTGAGAGAGCAGAATACTGCATGTCCGAGCTCATGGAATACAGGGACCCCTGGAGGTATTCAGATATATTGCAACCCCCCCTCTTCACTTCAGCACCTTGCACAGAAATCATCAAGCAACTCAAAACATCAGAACAGATCAGGGAAATTTAATGTGAACCATTGTAaaacagagtgagtgagtgagtcatgagtgagtgagtgaatgagagcgagagagacaaacGAGTCACACAAACAAAATTATCCCATTTAGGAGTTTCCAGCATCCAGATGAGCCCTGTTCTTTCCCCTGGGGAGCCAACATGGCTGCTGCGTGACAGAGGCTCTACCTCAGTGAAGCCATTAGAGCTGCAACTGGGACACCAGTGTTGCAATGCCATGGAGAGTTAATCCCCAAAGACAACATCAGCATTCAATTGGCTATGGAGATGTAGGATGGTGAGAAGGGAAGacaaaaaatattacatttaaatCAACATGAATCCTAATTTTAattatgcaggaaaataaaagtaaggcATGTGATATATCAGAAATAAACATACAGTGCAGATATTAACAGCATGCTATTGTTGAATACTTTCTCTATTCAGTCTTATTAAGGACACAATAGCGTTTTTTTTGTCTATATCAAATAATGTTAATTTAAGAAGTTATAAGAAGGCATAGAAAGATTTTACACAATGTGACATTTTGGAGAGGTTTGACCTCCCCCCTTAGTGCAGAATGTGATTTATACTACTATAGTTAGGTGAGCTAAGGATAAGTAGGGCCACAAGAGTTGACTATACAACCTACATTTAATGATTAGAAGAACCTGAACCTTCCAATAGAACCAGTTCACCAGAACAGGCAGTATTTACAGCTTCAATAGTTTTACAGGGCTATTGGATGAGTGTTTTTGAGTAAAAAAATAAGGACTTTATGTAGCTATTCCAAATTGTTATGACTTCATTAAATGGGGGGACTATTGCTACGTTCACATGCTAGCCGGAAATAGGAAACTCTGACATTTCCGACTTGCgaactggttgtagttatacacgtgctgtgttcaaccagttagcaagacAAACATTACGGAGTTTCCTCGTTCCGACTAACACGTAAAAGGGGCAATGGTCCCCCCATTTGAACAAGTAATACgaatttggacaaattcacttatgaaTAGggctacatttaaatgtttcttatAGATAAATATCAAAAACATATGCATAACCATGGCAGCAATTGAAAGAGAACAGTTTGGAGATAATATGAAATGATTAGACCAAAGGTAagtacacaacagttcacctgacacaagactgaatccaaacataaCACTgctgattttatgtgcatttaacatttactgtactttttgccGCATTTGTTcataacgaaatctgaaaatactctggatacattcactAACCTCATAAAactattcctggaaaatgtgagGAAGGTGCAACATAAGAAAAACAtttacaagggtttgagtgagaggactaactggtgtctagtggccacacacctctccaaagcgTGCACATTtcctaagcatttcactgcacttttatgactcaaagaagagtcatCAACTATAAGGTACTCTCCTAGCTGTTCCCTGTGCCGAtaaggaactagagcaagcacacttgtagttgtttcaGTTGGAACAATATCCCAGCATccccgccatcacacaattaGGCTAGTCTACTGTTGTTGTTCACGCAATTCAAAAACGgtccattataaatcgcaatctaGGTCAGTTGAGCATGGTTTGAAAGCTgttattgccaacatgactagctaagttataaaatattatcttacagtgttaggctttcagaaggcaattcagagaaacaagctacgtttccatccaattggcgacagattttcatgcaattattctaaaatctgcataaaaacaatgtGATAAACATCTCCAGAGATGTGTTCCCATCAAATTGACTTGctgcagataaaaggctgtgcttgatgacgtagtgcacataaaatacCTTTagtggttaaattcccatgtacagaataaaaaatacaagttaaatgcgtttccattgcattttcaactctactgatggttttctcacaaaaaaatGTGCGCTATATAGCGATATAGTTATATAGTGTGCCCACTAGTATTGGCACATGCGTTCTAGCCAAAAGCCctacaggggttcccaaacttcaACACTCAGGCTCCCCTTGTGCGCCACGTCTATTTCAATGGGCACAAACACTGTTCATGacccaaactgttcacaccccttttGTTGGTGGAGAGAACATTTAGCAATTTAAAGCTAATTTTATTGAAATTCTATACGtgttgccatgtctaatgtgtattcatgtgatatttgagtgactcacACATTACAACAAAGTCTATAAGCTAAAAAACCTAGCTAAATAACGTTAGCTGACATGAGCTAATTGATCAGGACATTTCTGccagttataaatagctctcgaATGACACGTTCACATGCTAGTCGGTACTAGGAAACTCTTTCCGACTTGCTGATTCGTTCGTTGAACGAGGCACatgtataactacaaccagttagctAGTCGGAAATGTCATAGTTTCCATATTTCTGACTATGAACGTGGcataaggtatgcaatgactgacatgacaagaggcaAACTGGGACCCCTGTGCCACCCCTAGATTGGGATCCACTGGGCTAGAGCGCAGGTATAGTCTACACATGATGACATTATTATTATGAACAAAAGAGCtacattatttttatttgtcaaacgggcAGACATGTATCAattatcatgtcaccagaataagaccctcgatatttattggaaaggagcatcaagccctgtgaagttcattataatttatttcatctgtagcctaataaactgcatgctttcccgacgaGTCGTAGtgtgaggaccacacaacatgtttacttcgatatgatggttagcCTATTATATCAATGTTTGCAAATGAAAGCCTATTATATCAATGTTTGCACATAAAAGCGTTTCTACTGAAATGTTACGCTTAATtcattttactgacacaaaaagatcccaccttgtctagtgaATTTTgatttgtcgacatttggaagtTTGCCGAAAAatgttctgtttccatcaggcctattCATGATATTTTTCATCTGACATATACTTTACTAGCATAAAAAGGTTGAATCGAAACCTGGTTACAGATCGTAATTTTGGTGCACATAGAAAGGAGccatgagtgcattcaggtgcATGTGCCCCAGCAAATGTTCTTCACAATAAacaaacaggctcattctgttcagatcAACCCAGGGCATgatccatgtcatcttgtaactgtagtattgtacatcaaacatagtgatcataaatgtGGACACTGTATGACATGAGTTTTATTATTTGGAAATGTGAAGTTCAAATGCACATTTGGAATCACGgatgtttggcttgcttgtatgacatcaaagctgtatttattataatcctcaatatctcatctttcaaaatacatagagtcatcttaatttacagcatttccctcactcagacaaaaaAAGTACAAAAGTAGGCCTAGTCAAAGGTTTAGTACTTTCCACACAATGACTATCAAGCTTgtaactctacaaacttgttggatgcatttgcagatTGTTTAGGTTGTGTTTTGTCCAATAAGAACACATGAATGACCATATCCCCATAGTGCAGCAGCAAGACACTTTGGAAGGCAGTGAACACTGAAGATGGGGGGACATGAGCAGAACTCCGGAAGGGGAAAATGGTGTCCCTATTTTCCCCTTACAAGATGGGTGTCAGGGATGAAGCggcagtattatcataaggagacgTGTACTTGGAAAATGGAGAAGGAatggagagaaaaagggggagaagaggtctaagagagtgagggaagaagagggggagcTTGAGTCAGgtaaaaatggtgggaaaaagggagatggtttgtcaaagaagaatggtagaaagtgtaagcagagggagctgaagacaggaggagaaatggcAGTGAATGAGGCTGAAGCATCGGAGGTGGTAGGTGCAGTGAAGTTATCGGAGACAGAGGTATGCACCGAGGATCAGGATGAAGAAGAGTCTGACAGTAGGAGTGAATTTTATGGAAAAAGTGGActcttgccttttggctgatccatttgtggtttcatggTGGGTGAAAAAAGAGTTGGGTCATGTGGAATCGGTGAGGGTAACCAGAAATGGTCtagtgataattgtttgtgtttctgttggTCAGATGGAGAATGCGCTCGAAGTAAAACGAATGACGGCAAGAAAAGTGAATTGTTTTGTTTTCAAGAAAAGGGCCTAAATGAAAGGAGTGATAACTGCGGTAGCAGTATATATAAACGTTGACCAGCTGAGGGCAAAGATTCCCGGTGTATGTGATGCTCGTCGTTTGATGCGACGCAGACAGGGTGGCGAGAGTGGggaaacagaagagtcattgtctgttcttttgagttttgaagtTGAGTCTTTGCCTGACAAAGAGAAGGATATAAAAGTAaggatatataagttatcctgtacGAGTGTATGTGCCGAATACATTAAGATGTTACAGGtctcaagcttatgggcatgtggcagcagtgtgtatgaGGGAGTGTCCAAGGTGTGAGaaatgtgcagaagggcatgagacaaaggaatgtgtagtattggggaaagtagtggaatgtgttaattgtaggggtgcccatggagctggggatcagaaatgtcccgtgcGAGAGAGGCATGTTGAGGTTTCCAGGTTTAAAGTAgagcagaagttgtcatatgcagaggcagtgaagaaagtagaggaagatgggttaagggggaggagtggtgagagtagtagagatatacccatacagagggataggccaaaaaGTCAAATaagtttcagtaagattggatttttagcatttatagcaatggttattaATTGTTCTGCAGGGATGGAACGGAAGTCTCCGAAAATTGATGTtatggtggcagctgcagagaggtatttgggtgtgcgagacttgacaGCAGAAGAGTTACAGGATGTGTAAAGTGGtgatgtcccatcctttcagggtGATGGCATGAGGTaggaataaatacatttaattagtgGAGTAGGGGGGTGTTAATTTTATTTGATATAATTTTAAACCTAGTGAGTatagtgttagatggtagggtatttatttagtacatttttatttttcaagtaaagtacactgctcaaaaaaataaagggaacacttaaacaacacaacgtaactccaagtcaatcacacttctgtgaaatcaaactgtccacttaggaagcaacactgattgacaataaatttcacatgctgttgtgcaaatggaatagacaaaaggtggaaattataggggattagcaagacaccccccaaaacaggagtgattctgcaggtggtgaccacagaccacttctcagttcctatgcttcctggctgatgttttggtcacttttgaatgctggcggtgctctgactctagtggtagcatgagacggagtctacaacccacacaagtggctcaggtagtgcagttcatccaggatggcacatcaatgcgaactgtggcaaaaaggtttgctgtgtctgtcagcgtagtgtccagagcatgcaggcgctaccaggagacaggccagtacatcaggagacgtggaggaggccgtaggagggcaacaacccagcagcaggactggtacctccgccttagtgcaaggaggtgcactgccagagccctgcaaaatgacctccatcaggccacaaatgtgcatgtgtcagcatatggtctcacaaggggtctgaggatctcatctcggtacctaatggcagtcaggctacctctggcgagcacatggagggctgtgcggccccacaaagaaatgccacccctcACCATGACTggcccatcgccaaaccggtcatgctggaggatgttgcaggcagcagaatgttctccacggcgtctccagactctgtcacgtctgtcacatgtgctcagtgtgaacctgctttcatctgtgaagagcacagggcgccagtggcgaatttgccaatcttggtgttctctggcaaatgccaaacgtcctgcacggggttgggctgtaagcacaacccccactggtggacgtcgggccctcataccaccctcatggagtctgtttctgaccgtttgagcagacacatgcacatttgtggcctgctggaggtcattttgcagtgctctggcagtgcacctccttgcactaaggcggaggtaccggtcctgctgctgggttgttgccctcctacggcctcctccacgtctcctgatgtactggcctgtctcctggtagcgcctgcatgctctggacactacgctgacagacacagcaaacctttttgccacagttcgcattgatgtgccatcctggatgagctgcactacctgagccacttgtgtgggttgtagactccgtctcatgctaccactagagtcagagcaccgccagcattcaaaagtgaccaaaacatcagccaggaagcataggaactgagaagtggtctgtggtcaccacctgcagaatcactcctgttttggggggtgtcttgctaattgcctataatttccaccttttgtctattccatttgcacaacagtatgtgaaatttattgtcaatcagtgttgcttcctaagtggacagtttgatttcacaaaagtgtgattgacttggagttacattgtgttgtttaagtgttccctttatttttttgagcagtgtataagggagttgtactccagtctagtaggtggcggtaatgccaACCGCCGCTAAACgtcatagaagaagaagaagaagaaggcggTGGCAGTGAACACTGAACACTAATTTCTGCTGCAGTGTCAATTCTTAGCTAAACGCATTGTTGTCCCATTTCGGCGTCTGTACATTTCCAGGAAGTTCTAGCTAACGCGGTGCATTCATTCAATTCTGTGCATTCACCACCCGGTATCAGctagtagatagatagatagtttATGTAATACTTTATTCAAACTTGACACTCAAAAATGCGCAGAAGGACAGACGGTCAAGAAGCCACTGGAGATGCTAGGACAGACAAAAAGGTAGCTATCTACTGTACTTCGCTAGGCTGCTAATCtactagcttggttagctagcgaGACAGAAATGTCGACACCACTGCCATCTCCTCTCAGATGTTCAGATCAAACTGAACTAGCTAAGTACTACCGCAAGGCATAGCTAGTAGCCTAGGTAATTACTTTACCTAGCCCTGATATTACTATCTTCCATTAACGTTACACTGATTACATGACTTAACTTACACGTGGACACAATGCGTTAGTTAAAGCCATTCCAACGCTCATTGTAGAGGCATTTTGACTGACACATGTTTATGTAACTATGGCTTTCTGACAGCTGTAAATACTAGCTAGGTAGCTTATCCACACATTGATATAACATGTTGATTATTATTCTCCTATgatagactgacagacagactgcagGTTCAGGAGAGACCAGTCAACAACATCGACCACAACAAGGGGCTAAAACGAGCAGATGCTGGTCGACCGTTACCTCAGTTGGAAAatgtctcctcctcatcatcctcatccCTCCCTTTCTGAACTATGCATCATTGCAAAGAGAGGGCCAACTGTTACTGCCAGAAGGTAACCTGCTGCAAACATGAGATTCACCTTCCTGCCTCACTGACATTCACTTTCCTCTCTCAACTTTATTCTTTAATGCGTACATGAGTACAGAAGGCCAATAAAACCCTTACATTATGATTAAGATTATCAGCATTGATTAATTTGTATCTTTTTTTTTCAGATGGTGAAATTATAGATATCGGTTTAGGTCAAAAGATGCACCTGATGTGCAAAGGACAAGGACAGCCAGTTGGTAAGTCTGCTAGCTTGCCAGAAATGTCAACACAACTGTCATTTCCTCTCAGATGTAAGCCCTAACTACTCTGTTTCCTGTGTAGTCATACTGGATGCTCCCACTGGTATGTCCTCTGACATCTGGTTCCATGTACAAGAGAACGTTGCACTGCTAACCAAGGTAAGGAGAAATACAGTACATCGTTTCAGGCAACTCTGTTAATGATTCAACAGTTCTAGAAGGGTTTTATTTTTGTGGGACAAACAAATTGATGGACTACATTCCCTGACCAGAAGACGATTGTGTATAACATGGTTGCAAATCTTGTCCTGGTTCCAATgtttttgtgacaactgctgatgtgaaAAAGgcttaaaaaatacatttgattgattgatgatccTATTTTCCCACCCACAGGTGTGCACTTATGACAGAGTGGGACTGGGGTTCAGCAAAAGAGTCCTGCAGAATGAAAGTACAGGGACGGAGAAAGTCTGGGGGATTTCAACCACTGGACAGTAAGAATCTTGTTTTCTCTATCCTGTCGTTTTAAAGTTTTACCTCTAACTGCTTGCCCCAGAATACCAAAATGAAGCAGTTATAGGCTACTCTGTCATGCAAATTTGCATCCTTTCCATCTTGTTTTTCATGCATTGTTAATGTAAAGTGTTATCTaataggcctcccgagtggcgcagcggtctaaagcagtgttagcggcgtcactacagatccgggttcgataccgggctgtgtcgcagccggccgcaaccaggAGATCCacaaggcggcgcacaattggcctagcgtcgtccgggttagggagggttcggCCGGCCCGGgaagtccttgtcccatcgcgctgtagcgactcctgtggtgggccgggtgcagtgcactctgacacggtcgccaggtgtacggtgtttcctccgacacattggtgtggctgggtACCGGGTTatgcgagcagtgtgtcaagaagcagtgtggcctggcggggtcgtgtttcggaggacgcatgtctctcgaccttcgcctctcccgagtccgtacgggagttgcagcgatgggacaagactaactaccaattggatatcacgaaattggggagaaaagggggtaaaaagtaCCCCAAAAATAGTGTTACCTAATAGTCTACTACTACAGTCAAGGTAATAGGTGTTTGATGCAAGTTATTCTAAAGCCCTGATTCTCAACAAGCACACACACCATTCCTTATAAGATTTACTATTCCCCTTGGCTAAGCGCCATGTGTGGCCACCTCATGGATTGTCCAGTCAGAGACATCGGGGTCCATTGCCCTACAATCTCCCTGCCATGGCCTGCCCTGTCCTTGACTCTCCCCTAATCTCTCTGGCTGACAAAGTAACGTGTTGTTAAGCATTACATCTGTCTGAGTGATGGGTGGATGTCGTCGTGGTTGTATGTGGACGGTCAGGTCAGCATTCTCTGTTACCTTGGGATCTGGCACAGGCTAACAGCAGAGCAGGCTGTCTTCTTCTGATACAAGCAATCAATTATCCAGAATTCAATAAGCTGGCAAGCTGAGGgtttgatgactgtattgctGTCTTCTCCCTGCTGCTGCAGTGAAACCTCTTCATCCCAGCCTCTTCTCTCCAATGTTGATTTATTAGTGTaagagacccaacacaacagatGGCTGTCTGTGGGGAGCTGCATTTCACCTGATGACgatgctccctctctcttttacttTTGGATGATTTTCTGTTCTATCTGTCCTGCTTTACAAGGCAAAGGTGGGGACTTCAGGGGCTTCTTCCACTAGGCTACTTTACATTGACTGATTTCAAGGGTTTCAATGGCAGTGTTTCTGTTGTTATGGTGTAGCTGCCGACTTAGGGTTTGATGTGTTTTACTGTAAAAGCGCTTTGTGACAGCTGTGGTTGTAAAGACATACATTTGATGAATTGATTGATGTCTTTCCCCCTACAGAATGGTGGACGACCTCCACCGCCTCATCAGGTTAGCTGGTTTAGCCACGCCTTTCATCCTGGTGGGGTCTGAACTGGGCACGCTCAACGCCAGGTTCTACAGCCATATCCATGACGCGTGAGTCTCCCTGCCCACCTAGCAACGGAATCTCAATGGAAAATATAGGCTAACTCGTTTCTTTTTGCCAAACTTGCCACAAGTCAAAATATATTGAGATCACTTAGTGATAGGTTCACTCCAAAAGTTGGTTGATATGTTCATATCTCCAAAGTGGTTGTGTAGATTCAGCTTTATGCCTCTATCCCAAATGAAAGGGAAAGATTTGTACAGTTTTTGACAAACTTTGGGCAttctcactttctcatctctgtTTGAGTTCCTTCATCTTCCCTCTCACATTATTGACTACAGTAACTCCAGTACTTCAAAAGTATTATCACAATCTGTAGCTAGACTCAGCACTGCATCAAACCCAGGGACATCATACATTCTCTACCCTCACTCCCCACATCCCCACCAACCCCCATTTCTGAGAAACCTAGTGATTAACACGAGCAGGGAGGGATCAGCCTCCCGGCCCGAGGTGAGAGATTTAGCGTTTCATCAGCCGTGATGTGCGGCAGTTAAGAGAGTAAATTAAGTGATGGTGAGAGGATGACACCCGCAGAATAAAATATATTCCCCCCTGGATGTGGTGATGGGGTGTGGGTCCATCTGTCTGCCAGTGGGCCTGGATCAatcagatggacagacagacaatcGGGGCAGAGAAATTCTTCTCACACTCATTACGGACAGGACAGGAAGGGTATAGGGGAAGGGTCAGAACGGACACTGGAGGCCCACTTCATCACTGTTTcgttctctttttttctttctgtgTCCTCTCTTTTTCCCACTGTgtcatctctcgctctctttctctttctttttctcccccCCCTCTTCCGTCCTCAGGCAGGTGTCAGACCTTGTCCTTATTGATCCCATTCCAGAGGACATCTTTGAGGAAGACCAGTGGCAGAAGTACTGGTAAGTCACCtcgaggaggaggaatggaggagagggagggaagggagaaaggagGAGCAGAGCGAGTTGGTACTACTGTGTTACTCAAGCCCTTGACTCCATCCATATTTGCTGTATGGATAGTGGATAGGATCCACTGTAGTTGATTATCTCTCTTGGACAGGAAGCAGCATTAACATGATTAATGAGGCCAAAGGAACTCATTAGTAGATCACACTCTCTTTCATCAGGAAGAAATGAGAGAGGACAATTAGGGTGGGGGAGAGATGACACACATTTTAATAATAAGTCTCTTTTTTCCCTATGCATGATTCATGTCAAGCTGTGGATAATGGACATATAACCCTATTCATATTCATTGTTCATAAATTACCATATAGGATATTATGATAATCAGGCAGGACATTAGTGAAACTGTCAGTTATTCATAGTCATCAGTAAATAGCAGTGATTTACATAACAGTATGGTAATATGCTGTAAAACAATACAGGTAAACACATGAAAATATGTAAGCTGAAAATTTGTTTGACCCTACCATTTACAATATTGCTTTTCTTTGTATCAATTGGAGGGTGAATGCTACACGCTCCCCAAGCGTAACATCTTTGAACAGCAACATTGTATTCAAAGTTATTATTCATGAACAAACACTTTCCATATGCTttgcaaaaaaactaaaacatttgGTATGCGAAATTCTTGTAACTTTTCCAAAAAGTCTATGTTTTCCAAAAATTGCGcttggaagattcctggaataAGCAATGAATATGCAGGAAATCTGAGGATCCTCCAAACGGTGGGATTTCTGTAAAACCTGTGAATTTTAGGAAAGTTCCAGGGATTTTCCAACCCTAGTTTTATCTCTGTTATTTCCCTCCACCAGCATCCCATTTGCTCTGTGGGGTTATATAACATTTCATTTCTTTAGTGAGATAAGAAATGAGTTGTTGAAAATGGCCTAATTTGTACGTGACTGTAAGTGGAGCCGTGTCATTTATCAGAGATATGTGTCCAATTATCCTCTGATTAATAGGCATTCATTTCATTTCCCTGCTGCCTAGCAGACTACAGTGTACTGGCTGGACATCCAATTACTCTGCAACTTAGAAATCAACCGAGGAAAGGATTGCTGCCTAAAGTAGATTTATATTATTAGTCTCTGATTTTAGATAGAAAACAAGAAATATGTAATATCAAGATTACTGAAACCATTTTTGTAGTTCTATCCGGAGCCACTGGAGTATGTGTGTATTGACATTCTTTAGAACATAATAGAAGGGCAACAACGTCCAATACAACTTAACATTCATACAACgttgtgcgcgcacacacacacacgccgtgaTGGTACCTGAGGAGACGGTATCAGCGAGGCTGCTCTCTGCCTGGGCTCCagaatttacacacacacacacacacacgctgtgatGGTACCTGAGGAGACGGTATCAGCGAGGCTGCTCTCTGCCTGGGCTCCagaatttacacacacacacacgccatgaTGGTACCTGAGGAGACGGTATCAGCGAGGCTGCTCTCTGCCTGGGCTCCagaatttacacacacacacacacgcgtgatGGTACCTGAGGAGACGGTATCAGCGAGGCTGCTCTCTGCCTGGGCTCCagaatttacacacacacacacgccgtgaTGGTACCTGAGGAGACGGTATCAGCGAGGCTGCTCTCTGCCTGGGCTCCAGAATTTACACATCACACACACGCCGTGATGGTACCTGAGGAGACTGTATCAGCGAGGCTGCTCTCTGCCTGGGCTCCAGAATTTACACATCACACACACGCGTGATGGTACTTGAGGAAACGGTATCAGCGAGGCTGCTCTCTGCCTGGGCTCCagaatttacacacacacacgccgtgaTGGTACCTGAGGAGACGGTATCAGCGAGGCTGCTCTCTGCCTGGGCTCCAGAATTTACACATCACACACACGCCGTGATGGTACCTGAGGAGACGGTATCAGCGAGGCTGCTCTCTGCCTGGGCTCCAGAATTTACACATCACACACACGCCGTGATGGTACCTGAGGAGACGGTATCAGCGAGGCTGCTCTCTGCCTGGGCTCCagaatttacacacacacacacgccgtgaTGGTACCTGAGGAGACGGTATCAGCGAGGCTGCTCTCTGCCTGGGCTCCAGAATTTACACATCAAAGTCCTTCTCATTAACCACGGCTCTCTCCCAAATTACTGCTGTTTTATCAGACAAAATGAATCGGCACCGTCTCCtgagaatttctccttttttatttattattttattttatatgaaCTTGAAAGTAGAGCGAGATGGAGACTA is part of the Salvelinus fontinalis isolate EN_2023a chromosome 6, ASM2944872v1, whole genome shotgun sequence genome and harbors:
- the si:dkey-122a22.2 gene encoding uncharacterized protein si:dkey-122a22.2; its protein translation is MRRRTDGQEATGDARTDKKTDRQTAGSGETSQQHRPQQGAKTSRCWSTVTSVGKCLLLIILIPPFLNYASLQREGQLLLPEDGEIIDIGLGQKMHLMCKGQGQPVVILDAPTGMSSDIWFHVQENVALLTKVCTYDRVGLGFSKRVLQNESTGTEKVWGISTTGQMVDDLHRLIRLAGLATPFILVGSELGTLNARFYSHIHDAQVSDLVLIDPIPEDIFEEDQWQKYWYSQLVPSLQAMQFSAATGISRILIILGLLKPAIMGDNIAEDLIQRQKYLLSNPAHQSSAVDEHFFLNESASQVREISKFKPLSSRTSVSVIIGDSFDEQIPAPLNQVVAQLQKTLLEQTYPSANQIHVKGGDRRMIYKRPSVVSKHLSKLVSQRQSKQQSQ